DNA sequence from the Bradyrhizobium diazoefficiens genome:
AAGAGCAGCGACTTGCCCTGTGGAGTTGCCTGTGCATAGGCCGACATCAGCAGCGGTTCGTAGCGTGAGCGGTTGGAGAGCGCCGCCCGGATGTCGGACTGCGCCAGCAGCTTGATCTCATCATCGGTCGCGGCCGCGCTTGTTGTCACGGCTTGCACGCGCGAGAAGGCAACTTCGATCGGTACCGCCCCGGTCAAATAGGACATTTTGAACGCGGGCGTGACCGGCTCGCCTGATTGCGCCTTCAGCGTGCCGAGCGTGAGCCAAAGCGCTGGCCGGATCGGGGACCTCTTCAAGGCGGCAACCGCGGCCTCCTGGGCTGCCATGTTCTCGGCCGCCTTTCTCTGTGCATCAGTCGACGGATGATGAAAAAGATCCGCGGCTTCCGCGGCGGCGCAGTTCGCAAGCCAGTTGCCGTCCAATGAAAAGGACGACAGAACAGTGCATGATGCCAGACTGATCTTGTCCAGAGGCGTTCTGCCGGCGAACAGGTCGCTGGCGCGAAAGTCCGGAAGCACGAACTCGCCGTAGAGGCGCGATCCCGCATGAAGCAGCAGCGCCGTCGCAATGCAGGCGCCCAAGGTGCGAATCCAGATGATATGGTTCATGATTGAATCGGGCAATACAAAGTGAAATAGAACCCTGCAACGTGACGGCTGGGAAGAAGGCCCTAAATTGCGAGCAGACTATCGCCTTGGATCGAGAGTAGCGTCAAGTTGCCGGTGGCATAGGCCCCCGTATCGATGTTGATGCGGTTCGGGCGAATGTCGGGAGCGCTGATCGGGGTATGGCCGTGGACGATATATTTGCCAAAGCGTTCTTCGGAGTTGAGGAATTCCTCGCGGATCCAGAGGAGATCTTCCTCCTTTTGACGTTCGAGCGCGACGCCTGGCTTGACGCCGGCATGAACAAAAAAGAAGTCGCCGCAGGTGAAGGATGAAGGCAGATGCTGCACGAAGGCAAGATGCTCGGGGGGGATCGCGCGTCTTAGTCCTTCGATCAGCTCGACCTGTTGTTCGGCCGAGGGATTCATGGTCGGCATGATGCCGTACGAGACCAAAGTTAGCAGCCCGCCATAGTGGCGCCACTCCTCCAACCGCGTCGGATCCTTCAGGACCTCGAGCAGAAAGACCTCGTGATTGCCCTTCAGGCATACCGTCTCGTGCGACTTCGACCGCTCGATCAGAACATCAAGCACGGCGCGGGAGTCCGGACCGCGATCAATGTAGTCGCCAAGAAAGACCTGGATCGCCCGCTCGGGCGCTGAGCGGGCGAGATCAGCATCGATTACGGTTAGCAGGGACTGAAGCAAATCGGCGCGTCCATGCACGTCTCCGATCGCATAGATGCGCACGCCGTCGGGTAGCCGGGGCTTGGTCCTCTTTCGAAAGCGTTTGGAAAGGCCCATCAGGTCGGTCGAATCGCATGTGCCGTCGGAAACGGCCATCATGGGCCGCTCTTACCAGACAAAGACACATATCGGTATTCTTAATTGTGCCTAAAGGACTCCTCTCGGTTTTGAATAAAGGATTGGTCGGCCTTTGAGCCGTATTTCAAGACGTGTTCTGTAGCGTCTCCCCAACAAGAATGGGGAGCGCGATATGCGCAAAGTTGGAAGATTTCTGGCGGTTGCTGCGGTCCTCGTGATGGCTGGGGGCCACTATAGTGCGAAGGCTGCTTTCGTTGGTGCTCCGATGGGACTGCGTGGCGCCATTCAATACATCAAGTTCGACCAGCCGACGCTGCCGCCAATGGCGTTCACGATATTTTGCCTGAAATACAAGGATGAGTGTAAGCCGCGGCCACAGCACATCGTGTTCAGGGGTAACCGTCTGAAGCTCACGGCTGAGCGGCTGGCGCAGCTTCAGGAAGTCAACCAGCAGGTCAACAACTCGATCCGTCCCGAGCCCAACCTGGAAGGACTGCGCGGCGAGAAATGGCTGCTGCATCCGGCGAGCGGCGACTGCAACGACTACGCTGTGACAAAACGTCACGACCTTATCGCGAACGGCTTTCCGGCGCGCTCGGTGCTTCTCAGCGAGGTTGTGACACCATGGGGCGAGCATCACCTCATCGTGGTCGTGCGCACCCTCTCCGGCGATCTCGTGCTGGACAATCTCAGCTCGCACATCCTGCCGTGGTCGAAAAAGCCTTATCGCTGGGTCCGTATCCAGACGCCGAAGAATCCGACCTATTGGGCATCGCTCGGAGATCGCGGCGTCTGACGAGCCGTATTTCTCATCGTGAGGACTGGCTGACGCTCTGCGACAAACCCAAGCCTGCGATGACCGACAGACATAGGATGACCGCCGGACGGAGTGATCCCGATCCCGCAAAGCTTTCGACCAGCGCAAAGAGAAGGCAGGCTGCGGTCGACGCCGGGAAGAAGGAATCCCGGCCGCGCTGGAGCGCTCCGAAGAACAGGCGCACCACAAGGGCTGCCGCGACCAGCATGGTGGCCGCAAGGCCGATCCATCCCGCGTCGCCAAAAATGGCCGTGGCCGCTGTGGGGGCGATCAGAGTCGCTCCGGCTTCGCTCTGATAGATCTTGCCTACCGCCGTGAAGGTTCCTGCGCCCGCACCGAACCATCGCGCATCCGCCAGCATCCGCTCAAGCGCAGCCCTTGTTTCGGGCTCCAGATCCGGGCCAAGCCGCAAAAGGATCGGCCCGGAACTCTTCTCAAAGAGGAAGGTGAGCACGATACCGGCTCCGATCAGGGCTGCGATCGAGAGAGCGGTGGCGGCCAGTGGTGCCAAATCCAGCCGTCGAATGAGCAGAATCAGCAGGATCAGCACGACGCCGAAGGCCGCAGCAACAGCGCTGCCGGTGCTGGAAAAGCCGAAAATTGCGAGGGCGCTCGCGAGTGAACCAGTCAGGCCGCAAAGTCCGATCACGATCGAGCGGAAGGCCGAGTGACGTGTCTCGGCTCGCTCGGCCGCAAGCTGCATAACCGCCAGATTAAGCACAAGACCGAGGCCGGCCATGGTTGTTGCCAAATCGATCGGCGTCGCGCTCATCAGCGCAGGTGAGAAGCGATGCAGGACCAAGACCAATGCCGAACATGCGGCAATCCCGCTCAGCACAAAGAGAACCAGCTCGGCGCGATTGCGATCGCGAACCACCACGATCGTAAGCCCCAGCAGCGACATCGCTGCAAGCGTCTGCATAAGCGTGTCAAAGGTCAATCCAATATCGGACGTAATGGGCCCAAGCGGCGGTCCGCCCAAGGCCTCACGCGTGCTGGTCCAAATCGGATGCGCCCAACTCAGCCAAACAGGCACCAACTGAGCTGCAATGCAAAGCGGAATGGCAAGCCAAAGCCAACCAATCCAGGCGGCGGCGCGCGCATAATGTTCGTAGTCGGCCTTTCGCGCGCTGAAGACGGTTGCGAACAAGGCAAGCGCCACAGCCAACGCCCCGAGCTGAGCGCCAAATTTGGCACCGGCAATTTCGAGCGCGGAGGCAGAGACGATGGAAACGATGAGGGCAAAATAAGCGAGGGACAAACGGCGGGCTCGAAACGATTCCTGTAACGACTAGGTCACCATACAAGCCGCAAGTCGGTTTTCAAACAGAAGGTGCGCGCTTGGAGTGCGAATAACAGTGCGCGAGGAGCTGAGCCTCACAGTGCTGACGAGCGTCGCGTCGAAAGGCAACAATGGGAATCAGCGCGCCGTCTTGACCTGACGGGGCAGGATGCGGGCAGCACGTGCGGCGCCCAGCGCAAAGCGCGCGGCCGAGCCAAAGAGATAGCCGGCCTGGAGGGCGATGGCTGTGAGCACCAGGTTTTTCAGGCCTTGAACGAAGCTGAGATCGGCGACCAATCCCGCCGGGATGGCGATGACCATCATTGCGAAGGTGAGTGGCAACAGCACTAGCACGCGGAAGCGTTGGCCCAGCACGGCGCCTGCGAGAAAACTGAAGATCAAAAGCTCGGTCATCCGAAACACTCCGTGCTTCGGACCTTAGGTTCCGGACCCTAAAAAGACCTTTAACTCGTATGGCTAAATTTTGTCTATTGGCCGCAATTCGCCTGCAAGGAATTGTAGGCCTCGCGCAACCCGTTCAGGGCAACCACGCCTTTGATTTCGCTATCGCTTTCCTTGACCACGATGGACAGCGAGGCGGTCAACTGCCACTTTCCTGCGGCAAACGCCGAGACCTCGTCGGGCAAGAGGACCGCAGCGCCGGCTGCCGCCATGCTGGCCTCAACGGCTACAGTGCCGCCTGGGGTGGAAGTTACCGTGACCCGGGGGTGGCTGCGGGGCGGGAAGGGCCGGACTAAAGCAACCAGCACGTCGACCTTGCCCTTGGGGGCACAGCGAACGATCAGGCCGGCGAAGTCGGGGTTGGACTGGGCTGTGTCGGCCGTCTTCATAATGGCGCCGTAGCTCTCGCCCTCCTTGGCGCCTTGGGTCCGGGTGAACTTCCAGGAGGAGGAGGCCGCGGCAACCTGAATCGGATCGCTGCGGCAGGCGGAGAGCGTGTCGTTCAAGCAAGACGTGGCTCCTTGCATGGGCCGATCTGCCGCGGCCATCAGGAAAGATCCTGCCAATAGGAGAACTAGGGAGGGGCCAAGCACGCCGGGAATCCTGTCGAGAACAGCTCTGCCTTAGCAGAGCGAATTGAAGCCAAGAAGACCGACGATTGACAATGTGACCTCCGTCACCGCAATCTGCTCACCAAACAAGCACGCCGAATACAACAAATGGTCACAATAGGTTAATCCAGACACTAAACAGTTGCCGAGACGCAACAGGCCCCGAGTGTTCGTGCCGAACCTTACCCGGGAACTCTTGTCGCACCGCCCGCTTCCCCGTACCAATCAAAGGCAATTGGGACCACGGGGCGCCATTCATGCATTCCTTTGCCAAAACCTATTTTTTTAAGCCGGCATTATTGACGATCGCATTGGCGCTCGGGGCGTGTTCGACCAATCCCGGCTCGGGCCCTCTCACGGACGACGTTAACAATCATGTTCAAACGGCCAACGCTCCGGAGTACGAGCTTGTCCCGCTGAACCCGGCTACGGTCAACATCCTGCATACCCATGAGCCCAAGGGACTTGCGGGAGCGTTCACGGACAAGCGTCCGCCGGCCAGCATCGTATTCGGGATCGGCGACGTCGTGAGCGTTACCATCTTCGAGGCTGCGGCAGGCGGTCTGTTCATCCCGGCCGAAGCCGGTGTCCGTCCGGGTAACTATGTGACGATCCCGGATCAATCAGTCGACAATGACGGCTTCATCACCGTGCCCTATGCCGGGCAGATCAAGGCTGCGGGACGTACGGCGGTGGAGATCCAGCGTTCGATCATCGAAAAGATCGGCAACCGCGCCATCGAACCGCAAGCGGTCGTTGCGATGTCGAGCCAGCGGACCCAGCTCATCAGCGTGCTTGGCGAAGTCAATTCGCCGGCGCGTTATCCGGCGAGCGCGGCGGGCGCGAAGGACAAGGTGCTCGATGCGATCACCCGCGCCGGCGGCATCAAGGGCCAGGGCTTCGAGACCTGGGTCATGTTAGAGCGTGGCGGGCGCCGGGCCACCGTGCCGTTCGAAAACCTCGTCATGAGCCCGGAGAACAACATCTATGTTCGTCCGGACGACAGCATCTACGTCTATCGTGAGCAGCAGAAGTTCCTGGCGTTCGGTGCGAGCGGCCAGAGCGGCGAATTCAACTTTGATGCCTGGCGCATCAACCTCGGCGAAGCCGTGGGCAAGGCCGGTGGCCTTCTGGACGCTCAGGCTGATCCGGCGGCAGTGTTCCTCTATCGCCGCGAGCCGCGTGAGGTTGCCGCCCAGCTTGGCATCGACATCAATAAGTATACGACTGAGACCATCCCGGTGATTTTCAGCGTGAACTTGCGTGATCCGGGTGGCTTCTTCCTCGCGACGAAAGTCATGATGAAGAACGGCGACGTCATCTACGTTTCGAATTCGCGCAAT
Encoded proteins:
- a CDS encoding metallophosphoesterase family protein; translation: MGLSKRFRKRTKPRLPDGVRIYAIGDVHGRADLLQSLLTVIDADLARSAPERAIQVFLGDYIDRGPDSRAVLDVLIERSKSHETVCLKGNHEVFLLEVLKDPTRLEEWRHYGGLLTLVSYGIMPTMNPSAEQQVELIEGLRRAIPPEHLAFVQHLPSSFTCGDFFFVHAGVKPGVALERQKEEDLLWIREEFLNSEERFGKYIVHGHTPISAPDIRPNRINIDTGAYATGNLTLLSIQGDSLLAI
- a CDS encoding transglutaminase-like cysteine peptidase, whose amino-acid sequence is MRKVGRFLAVAAVLVMAGGHYSAKAAFVGAPMGLRGAIQYIKFDQPTLPPMAFTIFCLKYKDECKPRPQHIVFRGNRLKLTAERLAQLQEVNQQVNNSIRPEPNLEGLRGEKWLLHPASGDCNDYAVTKRHDLIANGFPARSVLLSEVVTPWGEHHLIVVVRTLSGDLVLDNLSSHILPWSKKPYRWVRIQTPKNPTYWASLGDRGV
- a CDS encoding polysaccharide biosynthesis/export family protein, whose amino-acid sequence is MHSFAKTYFFKPALLTIALALGACSTNPGSGPLTDDVNNHVQTANAPEYELVPLNPATVNILHTHEPKGLAGAFTDKRPPASIVFGIGDVVSVTIFEAAAGGLFIPAEAGVRPGNYVTIPDQSVDNDGFITVPYAGQIKAAGRTAVEIQRSIIEKIGNRAIEPQAVVAMSSQRTQLISVLGEVNSPARYPASAAGAKDKVLDAITRAGGIKGQGFETWVMLERGGRRATVPFENLVMSPENNIYVRPDDSIYVYREQQKFLAFGASGQSGEFNFDAWRINLGEAVGKAGGLLDAQADPAAVFLYRREPREVAAQLGIDINKYTTETIPVIFSVNLRDPGGFFLATKVMMKNGDVIYVSNSRNVEVAKFLGYLRVIMATGSDAVNLANDSLIFRNNIKLAP